In Bacillota bacterium, the sequence TTGTCCCGCATGTCCTCCGACTTCAACCGGGCGACCTGCGACAGCTTGGCGTCCACCGCCAAAGCCCGGAGTCCCAGCTTGGCCCGTTCGGCGTTCACCAGATCCACTATCTTCAGTTCGTTGGCGGTCATTGACCCGGGATTGGGGGTCGGCGCCGGCTGCGTCGGCGGCGGCGGGGTGGGCTCTGCCGGAGGCGGCGTGGGCTGCGTCGGCGGCGGTTGTTGCCCGGAGACAACGCCGTTGATCAGCACCACTACAGTTACGTTGTTCCGAATCGCGACCCCGACCTGACTGTACTGCGGCTGTAAGGCTTGCGGCGCGCAGGAACCGGTCAATGCCCGGACCACCAGGTTCACGTTGCCGGAATTCACGCGCAGCGTGCAGGCCGACCGGTAGGAAATCCCTTGATTTCGTAAGGCTTGTGACACGCTGGTCCTGGTCGTCAGGAGATCCAGGGCCACCTGGTTCAAACCGGCGGTATTGGCTAGAGGCTGAACCCCCGCCTGCTGGCGGGCCTGGTTTATACCCGAAATCAACTTGCTTTCATCAGCAGAAGGTGCGTTGGCGTGGGCCAGGGCGGCCGGAACCAGCAAGGCGATGGTCAACAACAGGGCGACAACTAGAACGGCGGGTTTTCTACTAGAGAACTGCATGAAAGACCTCCTTTTCCCAGATTTGGACTTGTCCACCCAAGCTTAACATTGACCCGCCAATCTCGACAAATCCCTCTATTTTTGCTCTCCCTTGGTATGCTTGGATGGCTGCACAACTTTGAGATAATTCTAGCTGGATATTCAAAATATGAGTATGATGGTACATTTTGGGGCTAGTAGAGCTGGGGTTCGACTTCGAATCCAAGCGCCTGGAACTGCCGCGCCGCTTCCTGGGCCGCCGGGCCGGACAACACAATCCGAAACATTCCCACCCGGCTCATTTTCAACAGGGCGTGGGCCGGTTCAAGCTTGGA encodes:
- a CDS encoding CAP domain-containing protein, whose amino-acid sequence is MQFSSRKPAVLVVALLLTIALLVPAALAHANAPSADESKLISGINQARQQAGVQPLANTAGLNQVALDLLTTRTSVSQALRNQGISYRSACTLRVNSGNVNLVVRALTGSCAPQALQPQYSQVGVAIRNNVTVVVLINGVVSGQQPPPTQPTPPPAEPTPPPPTQPAPTPNPGSMTANELKIVDLVNAERAKLGLRALAVDAKLSQVARLKSEDMRDNRYFAHQSPTYGSPFEMMRQFGITYRTAGENIAAGQRTPEEAMRGWMNSSGHRANILNSSFTHIGVGHAVGGSYTNYWTQMFIGR